A genomic window from Silene latifolia isolate original U9 population chromosome Y, ASM4854445v1, whole genome shotgun sequence includes:
- the LOC141629361 gene encoding uncharacterized protein LOC141629361 — protein MSTTFHPLTDGQTERTIKTLEDMLRASAVEFGGSWEDRLDLIEFSYNNNYHSSIGMVPFEALYGRKCRSSVCWDDSAEALILGPQMVQDMIEQVHLIRQNMKVAQDSQESYADLHRRDIEFAYLSDPSHVLEVENIELDEALIYAEVPKEILDRKVRKTRNGETVLLKVLWSNHNVEEATWEPEEAMKERYPHIFDQVVVRNQACTPHVG, from the exons atgagtacaacatttcatccgcTGACAGATGGTCAAACAGAAAGGActatcaagactctagaggatatgttgcgagcttctGCTGTGGAATTTGGTGGGAGTTGGGAGGATAGactggatttgatagagttttcatacaacaacaactatcactcTAGCATTGGAATGgtaccttttgaggctttgtatggcagaaAGTGTAGGAGttcagtttgttgggatgacagtgcTGAAGCTCTAAtcttaggaccacagatggttcaagacatgattgagcaAGTACACTTGATTCGCCAAAACATGAAAGTAGCTCAAGATAGTCAAGAGAGTTACGCGGATTTACatcgcagggacattgagtttgcg TAtctgagtgatccgtcacatgtactTGAGGTTGAGAATATCGAGTTAGATGAGGCTCTAATTTATGCGGAGGTTCCTAAGGAGATTTTGGATCGTAaggtacgcaagacaaggaatggtgaaaccGTCTTGCTTAAGGTGCTATGGTCTAATCACAACGTGGAAGAAGCCACTTGGGAACcggaggaggctatgaaagagcgctACCCACAcatttttgatcag GTTGTTGTGCGTAATCAGGCGTGTACACCACATGTTGGTTGA